The proteins below come from a single Dethiosulfovibrio faecalis genomic window:
- a CDS encoding ABC transporter substrate-binding protein gives MKKTLICTIACLTVMVAVLHADAAEKLTLMLDWFPNVDHLPIYVAQEKGYFEEAGLDVKIMSPSDTSDSLKLAMAQTVDLAVGYQPQTVMAAAEGLNPRVVGRLVGHPLTTLLYMKDKGISSPEDLEGKKVGYTVPGMMDLLMAAFAEKNGIESYEAINIGFTIIPALVSGKVNAVMGPFKTYEVVEMKHQGIEAEYFELERHGIPDYDELIFLASPETVEKREGAITAFSDAVQKGIDFARANPKEALNLYFKALPDADRGMETDAFEATLPYFAKNQENDRSRWKAFADFALEAGLIEKAVDISPLLVR, from the coding sequence ATGAAAAAGACCCTGATATGTACGATCGCCTGTTTAACTGTCATGGTGGCGGTGCTTCATGCCGATGCGGCGGAGAAACTGACTTTGATGCTCGACTGGTTCCCCAACGTGGACCACCTGCCTATATACGTGGCGCAGGAGAAGGGATACTTCGAAGAAGCCGGGTTGGACGTGAAGATAATGAGCCCCTCCGACACCTCCGACTCCCTGAAGCTGGCGATGGCCCAGACGGTCGACCTGGCTGTGGGATACCAGCCTCAGACCGTCATGGCAGCAGCGGAAGGTCTGAATCCCAGGGTGGTAGGAAGACTGGTAGGACACCCTCTCACTACCCTGCTCTACATGAAGGACAAGGGTATATCATCTCCGGAAGACCTAGAGGGCAAGAAGGTTGGCTACACCGTCCCGGGAATGATGGACCTCCTCATGGCCGCCTTTGCGGAGAAAAACGGCATAGAAAGCTACGAGGCGATCAACATCGGCTTCACCATAATACCGGCACTGGTATCCGGAAAGGTCAACGCCGTCATGGGCCCCTTCAAGACCTACGAGGTGGTGGAGATGAAACACCAGGGAATCGAGGCCGAGTACTTCGAGCTGGAAAGACACGGAATACCGGACTACGACGAACTGATCTTCCTGGCATCCCCAGAGACCGTTGAAAAACGCGAAGGAGCGATCACTGCTTTCTCCGACGCAGTTCAAAAAGGCATAGACTTCGCCAGGGCAAACCCGAAAGAGGCGCTGAATCTCTACTTCAAGGCCCTGCCCGACGCCGACAGAGGGATGGAGACCGACGCTTTCGAGGCGACCCTGCCCTACTTCGCTAAAAACCAGGAAAACGACCGGTCACGGTGGAAAGCCTTCGCCGATTTCGCTTTGGAGGCGGGGCTCATAGAAAAAGCGGTAGACATTTCGCCGCTGTTGGTCAGATAA
- a CDS encoding ABC transporter permease, which yields MNRWSSLLAGAILVLLWEIGCVISKVPSYILPRPSSVVMTALIQAPILARHGAVTALEIFLGLALALALAVPLSTAMFAKPYLERALSPFLVASQAIPVFALAPVLVVWFGYGITSKVVMATVIIFFPVTVNLLEGFKSCDRRYRQMFRLMGYPFRDTMVKLYWPWALPYFFAGLKVAVSVATIGAVIGEWVGAQSGLGYLMIQSNARLKTDVVFAAILWLSAMGLALWWLVGKLADRYAPWSDGDEKI from the coding sequence ATGAACCGATGGAGCTCCCTCCTGGCCGGGGCGATCCTGGTCCTACTGTGGGAGATAGGCTGCGTGATCTCCAAAGTACCTAGCTACATACTCCCCCGCCCCAGCTCGGTCGTGATGACGGCGCTAATCCAGGCACCGATATTGGCCCGACACGGAGCGGTCACGGCACTGGAGATCTTCCTGGGGCTGGCTCTGGCACTGGCATTGGCGGTGCCTCTCTCCACCGCAATGTTCGCCAAGCCCTACCTTGAGAGGGCCCTTTCCCCTTTTCTGGTCGCCTCTCAAGCCATACCTGTCTTCGCTCTGGCCCCGGTACTGGTGGTCTGGTTCGGCTACGGCATAACCAGCAAGGTGGTTATGGCCACGGTAATAATATTCTTTCCCGTCACGGTGAACCTATTGGAGGGATTCAAGAGCTGCGACAGAAGATATCGTCAGATGTTCAGACTCATGGGATACCCCTTCCGGGATACCATGGTAAAGCTCTACTGGCCCTGGGCTCTGCCCTACTTCTTCGCAGGCCTCAAGGTAGCCGTATCGGTCGCCACGATAGGAGCCGTAATAGGCGAATGGGTGGGAGCCCAGAGCGGTCTGGGCTATCTGATGATACAGTCCAACGCCAGGCTCAAGACCGACGTGGTATTCGCGGCGATACTCTGGCTCTCGGCGATGGGACTGGCTCTCTGGTGGCTAGTGGGGAAACTGGCCGATAGATACGCTCCGTGGAGCGACGGAGACGAAAAAATCTGA
- a CDS encoding ABC transporter ATP-binding protein, producing the protein MTLLSVSKLRKSFEGLLVLSELDLEVEPGEFVSMIGPSGCGKSTLFDLLTGSVSPDEGVISWKGAPVEDLSSLTAWMSQSDLLLPWLTLRENAMLPIRHPTKKDEKRGDSLLVRLGLRGFENYLPGKVSGGMRQRCALARTILFDRELILLDEPLSALDALTRQGLQGMLVTLQKEFGKTIVMITHDVEEALVTSDRLVTLSQTPMKITGNYRLQGDKPRHRDDPYLVELRGTIMDVLQGGAS; encoded by the coding sequence ATGACTCTGCTCTCCGTCTCGAAACTGAGAAAAAGCTTCGAAGGCCTGTTGGTGCTTTCCGAACTGGACCTCGAGGTAGAGCCTGGAGAGTTCGTTTCCATGATAGGACCATCCGGCTGCGGCAAAAGCACCCTTTTCGACCTACTGACCGGATCGGTGTCACCCGACGAAGGAGTAATTTCGTGGAAGGGAGCTCCGGTCGAAGACCTGTCTTCTCTGACGGCCTGGATGTCCCAATCGGACCTCCTGCTCCCCTGGTTGACCCTGAGGGAAAACGCCATGCTCCCGATCCGGCATCCCACGAAAAAAGACGAAAAAAGAGGAGACTCTCTGTTGGTAAGGCTCGGACTTCGAGGTTTCGAAAACTACCTTCCGGGGAAAGTCTCGGGGGGGATGAGACAAAGATGCGCCTTGGCCAGGACCATACTCTTCGACAGAGAGCTGATACTTTTAGACGAACCTTTATCCGCACTGGACGCCCTTACCAGACAGGGACTTCAGGGAATGCTGGTAACCCTGCAGAAAGAGTTCGGGAAAACAATTGTCATGATAACCCACGACGTAGAGGAGGCTTTGGTCACCTCGGACAGGCTGGTCACACTGTCTCAAACGCCGATGAAGATCACCGGCAACTATCGCCTCCAAGGGGATAAGCCCAGACACAGAGACGATCCCTACCTTGTGGAGCTTCGAGGGACCATCATGGACGTTCTACAGGGGGGGGCGTCATGA